One window of Myxocyprinus asiaticus isolate MX2 ecotype Aquarium Trade chromosome 4, UBuf_Myxa_2, whole genome shotgun sequence genomic DNA carries:
- the chrm1b gene encoding muscarinic acetylcholine receptor M1 produces MNLTCVFTKTTNLTIDPLGGHQVWEVVLIVLVSGPLSIITILGNLLVVISFRVNSHLRTISNYYLLSLAVADLILGTVSMNLYTAYVIMGRWTLGHLACDLWLALDYVASNASVMNLLVISFDRYFSVTRPLTYRTKRTPKKAAVLIALVWVVSFILWGPAILFWPHVVGRPSGDEAHDCSIPFLKVPPLTFGTAIAAFYLPVSIMIILYWRIYWEIENRAKGLASFIGSVKKTREVMDGLEKQSIYEASDKGSLSHSKKNISRKGQGLAKDSWVSVQCFPWRQNSLRSTRSKMAAILPKSTQEHYKEACSNSSWNIEDEDEEDVGSLSSSTEEEHEQNSKVRRPSCSAAVIKLKDLQSKSEDTKGVQEQFTTARNSSTELPTRETLSKTPRKTDHIICHQPRSKHRTSMIIKEKKAARTLSAILLAFILTWTPYNIMVLASISYCVPEKLWQLGYWLCYVNSTINPMCYTLCNESFRVTFKALLLCRHGNKQKWDTSGWSHNALVRLNKS; encoded by the coding sequence ATGAACCTCACTTGCGTCTTTACCAAGACAACAAACTTAACTATTGATCCCCTTGGGGGCCACCAGGTATGGGAGGTGGTTCTGATTGTGCTTGTGTCTGGGCCTCTTTCCATTATCACCATCCTAggtaacctcctggtggtcaTCTCATTCCGTGTCAACAGTCATCTACGAACCATCAGTAACTACTATCTGCTGAGTTTGGCAGTGGCAGACTTGATCTTGGGTACTGTGTCAATGAACCTATATACAGCATATGTAATAATGGGTCGCTGGACATTGGGACATCTCGCCTGTGATCTGTGGTTGGCACTAGACTACGTAGCAAGCAATGCCTCAGTAATGAACCTGCTGGTCATAAGCTTTGACCGGTATTTTTCTGTGACTCGACCTCTGACTTATCGTACAAAGCGTACGCCCAAAAAAGCAGCAGTTCTGATTGCTCTTGTATGGGTGGTGTCATTTATACTGTGGGGACCTGCTATCTTGTTTTGGCCACATGTGGTAGGACGACCATCTGGGGATGAAGCTCATGACTGTTCAATTCCCTTCTTGAAGGTGCCTCCACTAACATTTGGCACAGCAATCGCTGCATTCTACCTACCTGTCAGCATTATGATTATTCTGTATTGGCGAATTTATTGGGAAATTGAGAACCGAGCAAAAGGGCTTGCCAGTTTTATTGGGTCTGTGAAAAAAACTAGGGAAGTTATGGATGGGTTGGAAAAACAATCTATATACGAAGCCAGCGACAAGGGCAGCTTAAGTCACTCAAAGAAAAACATTTCTCGAAAGGGGCAAGGGTTGGCCAAAGACAGTTGGGTgtcagttcagtgttttccttggAGACAAAATTCCCTCAGGTCAACAAGGAGCAAAATGGCAGCCATTTTGCCAAAGTCAACTCAAGAGCATTAcaaagaggcttgcagcaacagTAGCTGGAACATTGAAGATGAGGATGAGGAAGATGTTGGTTCCTTGTCTTCCTCTACTGAGGAGGAACATGAGCAGAACAGTAAGGTAAGAAGACCTTCATGCAGTGCAGCTGTAATTAAGTTAAAGGACCTGCAAAGTAAATCAGAGGATACCAAGGGTGTGCAAGAACAATTCACAACAGCAAGAAATTCATCAACAGAGCTTCCCACAAGAGAGACACTCTCTAAAACACCCAGAAAAACTGACCACATCATCTGCCACCAGCCTAGATCAAAACATCGCACAAGTAtgattattaaagaaaaaaaagcagcCCGAACATTAAGCGCCATCTTGTTGGCTTTCATCTTAACTTGGACACCATACAATATCATGGTTTTGGCTTCCATTTCATACTGTGTTCCAGAAAAGCTCTGGCAGCTCGGATACTGGCTGTGTTATGTAAACAGTACAATCAATCCCATGTGCTACACACTCTGCAATGAGTCCTTCCGGGTTACCTTCAAGGCGTTGCTGCTTTGTCgacatggaaataaacaaaagtgGGACACAAGTGGCTGGAGTCACAATGCCTTGGTGAGGCTGAATAAGTCTTAA